Proteins found in one Brachyspira murdochii DSM 12563 genomic segment:
- a CDS encoding chemotaxis protein CheA encodes MDDYIKSLLKDFFEEAFEMLDRLEQNILILDNERHNVDAIQEIFRAVHTLKGSAGAVELVETQKYAHRFEDLLDLIRNNKIEVDDATIDVLLKGIDILKDLINTASEEGEYSGDIEAEIKKLEDFKNAKLGGQSSAPETPSSNTSESKEAAAPESEKKVNKYELLPNDSDLLGIIRDNVEEGVKTKLVHVSFDPESPMRTVGGVQVFVALKDLGEIMGSIPPLESLEGDEFYEHVTYILATINEDKTIIDAITLPDVTKEISIEDIILEEYEKFLQEKNQKEAAQKAKEAAAPSANTAKKPDAAKGGKDHKVDRQSSFLRVESDRIDAMMNQVGELVTNKSSYVQYDDDLTSYQKIIGNGINEVKRYYRDSIVQVLRKFEEHMQKKEAKEIRNTYIDGFNNKLSELVKMEEEFKNTLDRFRNSYQLLTRVTNELQETVMKIRMLPIAQTFNRFPRLIRDLSRDLGKEVKLEMYGEETELDKSVIEVLVDPLVHLVRNAMDHGIESPEDREKAGKPRTGTVVLGASHEGNLIIIKISDDGKGMIPQKIFESAVKKGLVSADAKLSERQMLEYIFAPGFSTAAKITNVSGRGVGMDVVKKSLEKINGTIGIETEWGKGSTFFLRIPLTVAIIQALIVDAEKEYYAVPINSILETIKIDVQDIQELEGIEVIKVRDDVINVLSVKELFRLPSRYNNIKSYYAVILSSEGKKVALLVNNLIGEQDIVIKTLKDNITKSEGLAGATVLGDGTVSFILDIQTMVSLGTKRIIERGKVNNSSKTNKNDLRSFIEKLKNNEIPEVNTNKK; translated from the coding sequence ATGGATGATTATATAAAAAGTCTGCTTAAAGATTTCTTTGAAGAAGCATTTGAAATGCTTGACAGACTAGAACAAAATATTCTTATTTTAGATAATGAAAGACACAATGTTGATGCCATACAGGAAATATTTAGAGCAGTACATACTTTAAAAGGAAGTGCTGGTGCAGTAGAACTTGTTGAAACACAAAAATACGCCCACAGATTTGAAGACTTACTAGATTTGATAAGAAATAATAAAATAGAAGTAGATGATGCTACGATAGATGTTCTTTTAAAAGGTATAGATATATTAAAAGACCTTATCAATACTGCAAGTGAAGAGGGCGAATATTCAGGCGATATAGAAGCAGAGATAAAAAAGCTGGAAGATTTTAAAAATGCAAAATTAGGCGGTCAGTCCTCTGCCCCTGAAACACCATCATCTAATACTTCTGAAAGTAAAGAGGCTGCTGCTCCAGAATCAGAAAAAAAAGTTAATAAATATGAGCTTTTACCTAATGACAGCGACTTGCTTGGTATAATAAGAGATAATGTTGAAGAGGGCGTAAAGACAAAGTTAGTACATGTAAGTTTTGACCCTGAAAGCCCTATGAGAACTGTTGGAGGTGTTCAGGTATTTGTTGCTCTTAAGGATCTAGGCGAAATAATGGGAAGTATTCCTCCGCTTGAATCTTTGGAAGGCGATGAGTTTTATGAACATGTTACATATATACTTGCCACTATTAATGAAGATAAAACAATAATAGATGCTATTACATTGCCTGATGTTACTAAAGAAATATCTATTGAAGATATTATATTAGAAGAATATGAGAAATTTCTTCAGGAGAAAAATCAAAAAGAAGCAGCACAAAAAGCTAAAGAGGCTGCTGCCCCTTCTGCAAATACTGCAAAAAAACCTGATGCTGCTAAAGGCGGAAAAGATCATAAAGTTGATAGACAAAGCTCTTTTTTAAGGGTTGAAAGCGACAGAATAGATGCTATGATGAATCAGGTTGGAGAGCTTGTAACAAATAAAAGTTCATATGTTCAGTATGATGATGATCTTACTTCATATCAGAAAATCATAGGAAACGGCATTAATGAAGTAAAAAGATACTACAGAGACAGCATTGTTCAGGTACTTAGAAAATTTGAAGAACATATGCAGAAAAAAGAAGCTAAAGAAATCAGAAATACATACATTGACGGATTTAACAATAAATTAAGCGAACTCGTAAAAATGGAAGAAGAGTTTAAAAATACATTAGACAGATTTAGAAACTCTTATCAGCTTCTTACTAGGGTAACTAATGAGCTTCAGGAAACAGTAATGAAAATAAGAATGCTTCCTATAGCTCAAACATTCAATAGATTTCCTCGTCTTATAAGAGATTTGTCAAGAGATTTAGGTAAAGAAGTAAAATTAGAAATGTACGGAGAAGAAACAGAATTAGATAAATCTGTTATTGAGGTATTAGTAGACCCATTAGTACACCTTGTAAGAAATGCTATGGACCATGGTATAGAATCTCCTGAGGACAGAGAAAAAGCTGGAAAGCCTAGAACTGGAACTGTTGTTTTGGGAGCTTCACATGAAGGCAACTTAATCATCATAAAAATATCTGATGACGGAAAGGGAATGATACCGCAGAAGATATTTGAAAGTGCTGTAAAAAAAGGTTTGGTTTCAGCTGATGCTAAACTTTCAGAAAGACAGATGCTTGAATATATATTTGCACCTGGTTTTTCTACTGCCGCTAAAATTACAAATGTATCAGGACGCGGTGTTGGTATGGACGTTGTTAAAAAAAGTCTTGAAAAAATTAATGGTACTATTGGTATAGAAACAGAATGGGGAAAAGGTTCTACTTTCTTTTTAAGAATTCCTCTTACTGTTGCTATTATTCAGGCTCTTATTGTTGATGCAGAAAAAGAATATTATGCCGTTCCTATCAACAGTATATTAGAAACTATAAAAATTGACGTGCAGGATATTCAAGAGCTTGAGGGTATAGAGGTTATTAAAGTAAGAGACGATGTAATAAATGTATTAAGCGTTAAGGAATTATTCAGACTTCCTTCGAGATATAATAATATAAAATCATACTATGCTGTTATACTTTCCTCAGAAGGCAAAAAGGTAGCACTTCTTGTTAACAACCTTATAGGCGAACAGGATATAGTTATAAAAACGCTTAAAGATAATATAACAAAAAGTGAAGGTTTGGCTGGTGCTACTGTATTGGGTGACGGTACGGTAAGTTTTATTTTGGATATTCAAACTATGGTAAGTTTAGGTACTAAGAGAATAATAGAAAGAGGAAAAGTTAATAACAGTTCAAAAACAAATAAAAATGATTTGAGAAGTTTTATAGAAAAATTAAAAAATAATGAAATACCAGAAGTAAATACAAATAAAAAATAA